From Gossypium raimondii isolate GPD5lz chromosome 11, ASM2569854v1, whole genome shotgun sequence:
CATCAAAGACTTGggctcattaaaatattttttgggtatTGAATTCTCACGATCCAAGCAATGCATTTTTATGTCCCAACGAAAATATGCACTAGATATACTACAGGATGCAGGTTTAATTGGGGCCAAACCAGAAAGTTTTCCTATGGAACAACAAATAAAGCTCGATGCAACCGACGAGGAATTACTTCACGAGCCAACTAAATATAGGAGACTTGTTGGTCGTCTCATTTACTTAACAGTAACACGACCAGATATAGTGTATGCCGTACATATGCTCAGTCAGTTTATGGGAGAACCACGGATTCTTTCGAATTGAAGGCTTATTGCGATTCAGATTGGGCAAGTTGTAGTATGACTCGACGATCTATTTCAGGATATTGTATATTTCTTGGATCTTCTTTAATCTCATGGAAATCAAAGAAGCAGGCGAGCGTTTCGCGATCATCTGCTGAAGTAGAGTATAGAGCAATGGCAAATGCTTGTTTAGAGATTGCATGGCTCCATTATATCCTACAGGATTTGGGAGTGACAAGAACAAGACCAgcaaaattattttgtgataATCAGTCAGCACTACACATAGCAGCGAATCCGGTTTTTCACGACTGTACAAAACATATAGAGATCGATTGTCATATTGTACGTGAAAAGCTACAGTCCGGACTTATTAGACCATATTATATTCCGACTAAAATGCAGTTGGCAGACATTTTTACAAAGGCTTTGGGTCGGGACCAGTTTGAAAATCTGAAAAGCAAGTTGGGAGTTCAAAATATTTACTTACCAACTTAAGGGGGAGTATTACAAAAATATGCAGTTACCATACTTAGGTATTGGGTTGATATGTTTCATGTTTAGAATATTACGAAAATAAGCAGTTACCATGCTTAGGAATTGGGTTGATATGTTAAGTTccatgtttagaattttgactTGTATATAGATAGTAGTTTCCTTGTAATATAGCTTGATCATAGGCTTAATTATCTATacttgtatgtatatattcatgTCTAATAATCAATGAGAAATCAATCTTTTCTCTCtattctttacatgttttttggtgattattcgatgttaattgtaaattttatactcctaatcctttaaattcatattttaatgtttaatagaACAATTGAGAACAAAATGAGCGAAATTTGGCGCGCCGGAGCAAGTTGAAGGAGCCACACGGGCCACACCTTTTCACACGGCCAGATAACACAATTGTGTGAGTCACAAGGGCATGTGGTAGACCATGTCGATTTCATGGGATTATGCATTGAACAGCAAAACAtcatgatttttaggttttttaggcATTCGAAGAggtatatatgacaaaaataaaaagataagagGGAGCCGTTAGAGAATATTCAAgaacaactcgaaaaacactaTTGAAGTAGATTTCTGTTAAGATTGAGGATTCCCAATTGATTTCTTAGGAAGTTATCAtgaatttctttatttctttcggttatactgcatcttgaatttttatattcttgagcatgaactaattttttaaatacttacgAAGATAAACGTATGATGGATtctgttatttgatttttattttacgcaataaatacttaatttcatATTCTCAATCTGCTTATTTCTTGGTTTagatatttttacaatattaatgCTGATAATAGGGAATAAGAATCCTGGTGGCTAGGGCGGAAggattcaaatatatatatatatcatctcagCAACTCTGAAAAACAACTTTAGTTGAAGTTTATTGCTAGGCTACCCAAATAAGGAAGATAATAAACTGCAGCACGAAATGAGCAACAGAAAACTCGATGTAAAATAGTTATCAGAAATTCCCATTACAAACGTCGTGAGGAGCCCCAGAAATACAATTTCAAACAGATAGAGgggaaatttttgttttctatatCGGTGCAGTCAATTGCAACTTATTTTACAATTAGATACAATACAACTTGGTTAGtttgtttgcttattttgaCTTGATTGCCGTGAGTGACTATTATCATGCATATCTTTAAGAATATTGAGTGATAACAAAAGGTTTTAAACTGCATAATTCGTGTGTAATTCCAGCTATATAACTCAGCAACTCAGTACTAATCAACACAGAAACAACAGGACGTAGCTGCAAATCATTATTGTAAAGCTTTTTAATAGCAACCTCGAAAGGCTCATCAGCAGGCTTGATTGTACCTTTGTAGATGCTCCTGAAGCCGCCTTTGCCAACCTTATGTAGCAGATCGAAATTACAAGTGGCTTCCCTAAAATCTGAAAAAGAGAAGACCCTCAAATTGTGAGATTTTGCTTCGTACAACTCGGGTGTGTTATGCGGAGAAGCTGCTGAGCATGCGGAAGAAGACTTTGAGATCCGGTCAGGCCCTGAACATCCATCtgcttttctttctcctttcaaCATTGGGTCTGATCTTTGCCCCTGGCTTCTAAACTTGTCTTTGAAAGAGCGAAAACACTTCATTGCAGGATAGGATATTTAAAAGAGGTAGAAGAACAGCAGATGTTCTCCCACTAGAaaaaaaatgtacaaaatatatgtatgctaatcaataacttaaatgaCACAAAACAAAGAAAGGTGATTAACATGAAAATGGTTTAAGAGATTCCATAGTGGCAGCCATGGAAAAAAGCAGAAAACCAAACGTTCTAGAAAAATACAGCagaagtaaatataaaaaattaaagtcgGTAGGAGATAGATAATAAGAGACGAATTTACATTAACCAAAGCTAATGATCACTTTATAAACAACTATAAAGCTTTGCATTAAATGGAAACTTCCATAAAAGTTGCCATTTCATGCAAAGTTTTGCTTCGTCTTTATCCTCGGAAAAATCTGACGGCGTGGATTGTTTTCCAAAAGGAGTTGAAATTCAGATGACTGGGTCTCCCCTTCCGTAACTAGGACTAGGTACTGTTGTATTATGAGACGGAGTTGACCTTTTACTTTCCATGCCTCTCTGTGTCACTCGGATTTTATAAccagaaaaccaaaaaaaaaaggagcagCCTTtg
This genomic window contains:
- the LOC105800916 gene encoding probable serine/threonine-protein kinase PBL20 encodes the protein MKCFRSFKDKFRSQGQRSDPMLKGERKADGCSGPDRISKSSSACSAASPHNTPELYEAKSHNLRVFSFSDFREATCNFDLLHKVGKGGFRSIYKGTIKPADEPFEVAIKKLYNNDLQLRPVVSVLISTELLSYIAGITHELCSLKPFVITQYS